In Nostoc sp. GT001, a genomic segment contains:
- a CDS encoding FHA domain-containing protein, producing MNALTLQWHDAGQDKTQNIYEQQPSQNHGTVRIGRDPIRCDIVLSHPTVSGLHVEIFFHHQQQRFYIRNLRSQNPPVIDGRQLVQGEMPLTEGTSINLGQIKLNVTSISTGSIPATILLPPNPAVNLGHHHHPQTPPAPPLGVYGLECPKCHKVSPGENLQIGCHWCGTSLAAAVSVLVVRS from the coding sequence ATGAACGCACTAACTTTACAGTGGCACGATGCGGGTCAAGATAAAACTCAGAATATTTACGAACAACAGCCAAGTCAAAATCATGGCACTGTCCGCATCGGTCGCGATCCCATCCGGTGCGATATTGTTCTGAGTCATCCTACTGTGTCTGGACTCCACGTTGAAATCTTTTTTCATCACCAGCAACAACGCTTTTATATCAGGAATTTGCGATCGCAAAATCCCCCCGTTATCGATGGACGGCAATTAGTCCAAGGTGAAATGCCGTTAACTGAGGGCACTAGTATCAATTTGGGACAAATAAAACTCAATGTTACAAGCATTTCCACAGGTAGCATTCCAGCAACGATTTTGCTACCACCCAATCCAGCAGTAAATCTCGGACATCACCATCACCCACAAACACCCCCCGCACCACCGCTAGGAGTTTATGGCTTAGAATGCCCCAAATGTCATAAAGTTTCCCCAGGAGAGAATCTACAAATTGGCTGTCATTGGTGTGGAACATCTTTAGCTGCGGCTGTGAGTGTGTTGGTAGTTAGGAGTTAG
- a CDS encoding aldo/keto reductase yields MTEGKTRRNFLITSIAVTGGIVATNAFEQNTTNTATPPSTMPERVLGRTKVNLPIFGFGAGQMPLSGGEGKESDATAIIQRALELGIRYFDTAATYGPSEDYLGKVLPPHRSKLFLASKTDQRDRDGAWRELERSLKRLNTDYLDLWQLHRVSFSEELDTIFSPSGAIKALEEAIEQKLVRFAGITGHHDPQVIAEGLRRYPFHTTLIPVNAADKHHPRPFIPVVLPVAQEKNVGVIAMKVPAYGRLFKSGALTGMEEALGYTLSQPGVHCCVVAAQTVPQLENNVKIARAFVPLKKEELTAIAGRAANVWEDSTFFRAWT; encoded by the coding sequence ATGACAGAAGGAAAAACGCGGCGTAATTTCCTAATTACTAGCATTGCTGTAACTGGAGGTATTGTGGCAACTAATGCTTTTGAGCAAAACACTACCAACACTGCCACACCGCCATCAACTATGCCAGAACGGGTACTGGGACGCACGAAAGTAAATCTGCCTATCTTCGGCTTTGGAGCAGGACAAATGCCACTATCCGGCGGCGAAGGAAAAGAGAGTGATGCGACAGCAATTATTCAAAGAGCGCTGGAACTTGGCATTCGCTACTTTGATACAGCAGCTACTTATGGGCCGAGTGAAGATTATTTAGGCAAAGTGCTACCACCCCATCGCTCAAAGCTGTTTCTAGCAAGCAAGACCGATCAAAGAGATCGGGATGGTGCATGGCGAGAATTGGAGCGATCGCTTAAACGTCTCAATACAGATTATCTCGATTTGTGGCAGTTGCATCGTGTCTCTTTTTCGGAAGAACTCGACACCATTTTTAGTCCATCTGGTGCAATTAAAGCTTTAGAAGAAGCTATAGAACAAAAATTGGTGCGTTTTGCTGGGATCACCGGACATCACGACCCTCAAGTAATTGCTGAAGGGTTACGTCGCTACCCTTTCCACACTACACTGATTCCTGTGAATGCCGCCGACAAACACCACCCACGTCCATTTATCCCAGTGGTTCTACCAGTTGCTCAAGAAAAAAATGTTGGTGTGATTGCGATGAAAGTCCCGGCTTATGGTCGGCTGTTTAAATCAGGTGCGTTGACAGGTATGGAGGAAGCTTTAGGTTACACACTGTCTCAGCCTGGGGTTCATTGTTGCGTGGTTGCGGCACAGACAGTTCCACAATTAGAAAATAATGTCAAGATAGCGCGGGCTTTTGTACCTCTCAAAAAGGAAGAATTGACAGCGATCGCAGGGCGGGCTGCTAATGTCTGGGAAGATAGTACATTCTTCCGTGCTTGGACTTAG
- the bchM gene encoding magnesium protoporphyrin IX methyltransferase: MNAADDKTIVREYFNSTGFDRWKRIYGDGEVNKVQLDIRNGHQQTVDTVLGWLKADNNLPELSICDAGCGVGSLSIPLAVDGAKVYATDISEKMVEEGRDRAKQTLGNTENPTFAVQDLESLSGSYHTVICLDVLIHYPQEKADEMISHLCSLAQSRIILSFAPKTCALSILKKIGSFFPGPSKATRAYLHREADVVKILESNGFSLQRRAMTKTRFYFSRLLEATRN, translated from the coding sequence ATGAATGCAGCCGACGACAAAACGATTGTTCGCGAGTATTTCAATTCCACAGGGTTTGACCGTTGGAAGCGAATCTACGGCGATGGCGAAGTCAACAAAGTCCAATTAGACATCCGCAATGGACACCAGCAAACTGTGGATACAGTTCTCGGTTGGCTGAAGGCTGATAACAATTTACCAGAGCTATCAATCTGTGATGCTGGGTGTGGTGTCGGTAGTCTCAGTATTCCCCTGGCTGTAGATGGTGCCAAAGTCTATGCCACCGATATTTCGGAAAAAATGGTAGAAGAAGGCAGAGATAGAGCCAAGCAAACTTTGGGAAATACCGAAAATCCTACTTTTGCCGTGCAGGATTTGGAATCGTTGAGTGGTAGCTACCATACCGTTATTTGCCTAGATGTTCTCATCCATTACCCTCAAGAAAAAGCCGATGAGATGATATCTCACCTCTGTTCTTTGGCACAGTCGCGGATAATTCTCAGTTTTGCGCCGAAGACCTGCGCCCTGAGTATACTCAAGAAAATTGGCAGTTTCTTTCCTGGGCCAAGTAAAGCCACTCGTGCATATCTGCATCGTGAGGCTGATGTGGTGAAAATCTTGGAAAGTAATGGCTTTTCTTTACAACGACGGGCAATGACGAAGACTCGCTTCTATTTTTCTCGCCTACTGGAAGCTACACGCAATTAA
- a CDS encoding FHA domain-containing protein, which produces MTNDLQIQLSWDEPATGERREPLLNMPIAFGREFARLPAELRGVRVSRMLLNSNEVSRYHALIDWEQDHLVVIDQGSVNGVYVNGQPQTRSVLVNGDTLQIGPYLIAVTFGANAAEPDTSAPSTIHFNANTNRPDPSLPVVQPLAPVASNFPPLAFQAQKVSVQALHATGLPVDESDYLAIGAGLGSFVWADLLRISGVRADKIVALGLEAEPYARYKRLCLNSQIPLYERLRSNSDSCPDNIWGWPSYALREAWGDLSKGEIKSAFKYLWQVFAEPTFAETYTPRAGNVFDSIDRETKRIDWNQIYRYGRVRVIRKTDDGRYCVAYSRGPGNYAFLVSRYLHLATGYPAIQFLPDLQAYREKYQDFKSVVNAYEAHDHVYEQLEQHGGTVLIRGRGIVASRIVQRIYEARKRNRNIAVLHLMRSPKPQGNKFQNTQRLVKNHYEFQPFNWPKACWGGELRAMLEKASPDERKRLLADWGGTTTADRQDWQQITAQGLSEGWYQITFGEVLDVERDAQNRTITRIREQSFGEMKLLADFIVDATGLDAKVDTNPLLADLVKHYNLPVNHLGRLTVANNFELVEMRSDRGQMYAAGAITLGGPYAAVDSFLGLQYAALVAVDGLAAVRAPGVQRLNVVSSFRQWLKWVLNQSP; this is translated from the coding sequence ATGACAAATGACTTACAAATCCAATTGAGTTGGGACGAACCGGCGACGGGTGAACGGCGAGAACCACTGTTGAATATGCCAATCGCTTTTGGTCGAGAATTTGCTCGCTTACCTGCTGAACTCAGGGGAGTGCGGGTTTCTCGGATGCTACTTAACAGTAATGAAGTTTCTCGCTACCATGCCCTAATTGACTGGGAACAAGATCATTTAGTAGTGATTGATCAAGGTAGCGTTAACGGTGTCTATGTCAATGGTCAACCACAAACGCGCAGTGTTCTAGTTAATGGCGATACGTTGCAAATTGGCCCGTATTTGATTGCAGTGACATTTGGTGCTAACGCCGCTGAACCAGATACTAGCGCCCCTTCAACGATTCACTTCAACGCAAATACCAATCGCCCAGACCCCAGTTTGCCTGTAGTTCAGCCGCTAGCGCCCGTGGCAAGTAATTTCCCGCCATTGGCGTTTCAGGCGCAAAAAGTCTCTGTGCAAGCACTTCATGCTACGGGATTACCGGTAGATGAATCTGATTATCTAGCGATCGGGGCGGGATTGGGTAGCTTTGTTTGGGCTGATTTGCTGCGAATTAGTGGTGTGCGTGCTGACAAAATTGTGGCTTTGGGATTAGAGGCGGAACCTTATGCCCGTTACAAGCGCCTCTGTCTGAATTCGCAAATTCCCTTATATGAAAGACTGCGTTCTAATTCTGATTCTTGTCCCGATAATATTTGGGGTTGGCCTAGTTATGCCTTGCGGGAAGCTTGGGGAGACTTAAGCAAGGGAGAGATAAAGTCAGCATTCAAGTATTTATGGCAAGTGTTTGCTGAACCAACATTTGCAGAAACTTATACTCCCCGTGCGGGTAATGTCTTTGATTCCATAGACAGGGAGACGAAGCGCATTGACTGGAATCAAATTTATCGTTATGGGCGAGTTAGGGTAATTCGCAAAACCGATGATGGCAGATATTGCGTAGCCTATTCTCGCGGTCCAGGAAATTATGCTTTTTTAGTTAGTCGTTATTTACATTTAGCTACTGGATATCCAGCAATTCAGTTTTTGCCAGATTTGCAAGCTTATAGAGAAAAATATCAAGATTTTAAATCTGTAGTTAATGCTTACGAAGCTCACGATCATGTTTATGAGCAACTAGAGCAACATGGTGGTACGGTATTGATTCGGGGGCGGGGAATTGTGGCTTCGCGGATTGTGCAGCGGATTTATGAAGCCAGAAAACGAAATCGGAATATTGCAGTTTTGCACTTAATGCGATCGCCTAAACCTCAAGGCAACAAATTTCAAAATACTCAGCGCCTAGTCAAAAATCATTACGAATTTCAACCCTTTAACTGGCCAAAAGCCTGTTGGGGCGGCGAACTCCGGGCAATGTTAGAAAAGGCCAGTCCCGATGAACGCAAGCGTTTACTAGCAGACTGGGGTGGAACTACCACCGCCGACCGCCAAGACTGGCAGCAAATTACTGCCCAAGGGTTAAGCGAAGGCTGGTATCAAATTACCTTCGGAGAGGTTCTGGATGTAGAACGAGATGCCCAAAACCGGACTATTACCCGTATCCGAGAACAAAGCTTTGGGGAAATGAAATTGCTAGCCGACTTTATTGTTGATGCTACTGGACTAGATGCCAAAGTAGATACCAATCCCCTCTTAGCGGATTTGGTGAAACATTACAATCTCCCAGTCAATCACCTGGGGCGATTGACTGTAGCGAACAATTTTGAATTGGTAGAAATGCGTAGCGATCGAGGTCAAATGTATGCTGCGGGAGCTATCACTTTAGGTGGCCCTTATGCCGCAGTTGATAGTTTTTTGGGTTTGCAGTACGCCGCATTAGTCGCTGTTGATGGACTGGCCGCAGTTCGTGCGCCTGGAGTCCAAAGGTTGAATGTTGTAAGTTCTTTTAGACAATGGTTGAAGTGGGTGTTAAATCAATCACCTTAG
- a CDS encoding IS630 family transposase codes for MPPPAKNFLTSEQITQLQQALKESELPHVRERILIILLQNDGRTQQEISRFLGCSSRTVAYWCMHGDPDDLKTLHNKREYEHNRKATPEYIELLLKTVDKEPSDFGYEFGRWTAERLATYLTEQTGIDLSSSQVRRILKRKKYSYIWAKYDLEDKQDPIKRAEFKDKLGQYLMIAREQPERMQVWFWHESGFSLRVIRRKNWGKRGKRKNLTGQRRRGRVNVMGGIREGDRKRVCFFIKKGEGDIFYEQLQQLNEFIKQEWIEQGNSAENFQEYGPKIILILDNASFHKRKDILTKIAQELPHFVLEFLPAYSPDYNIIELVWYSCKEYIAHRLFQSVDELKSILDKLLNQGELVIKWHRNIKNKGNNGYVAI; via the coding sequence ATGCCACCACCAGCCAAAAACTTTTTAACTTCGGAACAAATTACTCAGCTACAGCAGGCTCTTAAGGAGAGCGAACTACCGCACGTAAGGGAAAGAATTTTAATTATTCTGCTCCAAAATGACGGCAGAACACAACAAGAAATTTCTAGATTTCTAGGCTGTTCATCTAGAACAGTAGCATATTGGTGTATGCATGGAGATCCAGATGACCTAAAAACTTTACATAACAAAAGAGAGTACGAACATAACCGAAAAGCTACTCCTGAGTATATTGAACTGTTATTAAAAACAGTTGATAAAGAACCATCGGATTTTGGTTATGAATTTGGTCGATGGACAGCAGAGAGATTAGCTACATATTTAACAGAGCAAACAGGGATTGATTTAAGTAGCTCTCAAGTTAGGAGGATATTAAAGCGAAAAAAGTATAGTTATATTTGGGCTAAGTATGATTTAGAAGATAAACAAGATCCAATAAAAAGAGCAGAATTTAAAGATAAACTTGGTCAATATTTAATGATAGCGAGAGAGCAGCCAGAGCGGATGCAGGTATGGTTTTGGCATGAAAGCGGTTTTAGTTTACGTGTAATTCGCCGTAAAAATTGGGGTAAGCGAGGAAAACGCAAAAATCTTACAGGTCAACGTCGCCGTGGTCGGGTTAATGTCATGGGAGGGATTCGAGAAGGCGATCGAAAACGAGTATGCTTTTTTATAAAAAAAGGTGAGGGAGATATATTTTATGAACAGTTACAGCAGCTAAATGAATTCATTAAACAAGAGTGGATAGAGCAGGGAAATAGTGCTGAGAATTTTCAGGAGTATGGCCCTAAGATTATTTTAATTTTAGATAATGCTAGCTTTCATAAACGGAAAGATATTCTCACTAAAATTGCCCAAGAACTCCCTCATTTTGTACTAGAGTTTTTACCTGCGTATAGTCCTGATTATAATATCATCGAATTAGTCTGGTATTCATGTAAAGAATACATTGCACATCGTCTATTCCAATCAGTAGATGAGTTGAAGTCAATACTTGATAAGCTATTGAATCAGGGTGAGTTAGTCATTAAGTGGCATCGAAATATAAAGAACAAAGGAAATAATGGTTATGTTGCCATTTAA
- a CDS encoding DNA cytosine methyltransferase, protein MKKQRAIAVDLFAGAGGMTLGFEQAGFDVLASVEIDPIHCATHEFNFPYARVLCKSVVDTTGEEIRNRSEIGGREIDVVICGSPCQGFSLIGKRAVDDPRNSLVFHFHRLVLQLKPKFFVMENVRGITVGEHKQILQALISDFRIHGYQVEENYKILNAANYGVPQSRERLFLIGAREDVELPKYPQPITKQALLNNLNSKKISDIPSSPTVWEAIGDLPEIEKYPELLTRDWVVADYEKPSKYALVLRGIKCLNDDYSYKREYDLRILSSSLRTKHSEETVKRFLETQQGEREKISRFHKLHPAGVCNTLRAGTDKYRGSFTSPRPIHPSTPRCITVREAARLHSYPDWFRFHVTKWHGFRQVGNSVPPLLAKAVASEIIRSLNISPFKPSLGYQLGEEKLLQFNMSQAAQYYQCD, encoded by the coding sequence ATGAAAAAACAAAGAGCGATCGCAGTTGATTTATTTGCTGGCGCGGGCGGTATGACTCTTGGCTTTGAGCAAGCTGGTTTTGATGTGCTAGCGTCTGTGGAAATCGACCCGATCCACTGTGCAACCCATGAGTTTAACTTCCCTTATGCGAGAGTGTTATGTAAAAGTGTTGTAGATACCACCGGGGAAGAAATTAGGAATCGGTCTGAGATTGGCGGTCGCGAAATTGATGTGGTTATTTGTGGCTCACCATGTCAAGGATTTTCTTTAATTGGTAAACGGGCTGTTGACGATCCTCGAAACTCTTTGGTATTTCACTTTCATCGCCTGGTTTTGCAACTAAAACCAAAATTCTTTGTGATGGAAAATGTCCGGGGAATCACAGTTGGCGAACATAAACAAATTCTCCAAGCTTTAATTAGCGATTTTAGAATTCACGGCTATCAAGTAGAAGAAAATTATAAAATTCTCAACGCTGCAAATTACGGAGTACCACAGTCCCGTGAGAGATTATTTCTCATAGGTGCAAGGGAGGATGTAGAGTTACCGAAATATCCTCAGCCGATTACTAAACAAGCTTTACTAAATAATTTAAATTCTAAAAAAATATCTGACATTCCATCGAGTCCTACAGTATGGGAGGCAATTGGAGATTTACCTGAAATAGAAAAATATCCAGAGTTACTAACAAGAGATTGGGTTGTTGCAGACTATGAAAAGCCTAGTAAATATGCTCTTGTACTTCGCGGTATCAAATGCCTAAATGATGATTATTCTTACAAACGAGAATATGATTTGCGAATACTTTCTTCAAGTTTAAGAACCAAACATTCTGAGGAAACTGTTAAACGTTTTCTGGAGACTCAACAAGGCGAAAGAGAAAAAATTAGTCGTTTTCATAAGCTACATCCTGCTGGTGTCTGTAATACTTTAAGAGCGGGAACAGATAAGTATAGGGGTTCCTTCACATCTCCGAGACCGATTCATCCATCTACGCCGCGCTGTATCACTGTCAGGGAAGCGGCGAGATTGCATTCTTACCCCGATTGGTTTAGATTTCATGTAACTAAATGGCACGGATTTCGACAAGTTGGTAACTCTGTACCACCGTTACTAGCAAAGGCTGTGGCGTCAGAAATTATTCGCAGTTTGAATATTTCGCCTTTTAAGCCGAGTTTGGGATACCAGTTGGGAGAGGAGAAGCTATTACAATTTAATATGTCGCAAGCGGCACAATATTATCAGTGTGATTAG
- the nfi gene encoding deoxyribonuclease V (cleaves DNA at apurinic or apyrimidinic sites) — MKFYRDHAWPSTLEEAIVIQETLQNQVITEDQLQEPIQYVAGVDMGFEADGTISRAAVAVLSFPDLQVIETSLAHRPTTFPYVPGFLSFREIPAVLDALEKVKTTPDIILCDGQGIAHPRRLGIASHLGLLIDMPTIGVAKSRLIGKHEELAETKGSTQPLIYNGETIGAVLRSRTGVKPLYISSGHRISLPTAIDYVLRCTPKYRLPETTRIADKLASDR, encoded by the coding sequence ATGAAATTTTACCGAGATCATGCTTGGCCTTCAACGCTAGAAGAAGCCATAGTTATCCAAGAAACGCTGCAAAATCAAGTAATTACTGAGGATCAACTGCAAGAACCCATCCAGTACGTTGCTGGAGTGGATATGGGTTTTGAAGCTGATGGAACAATTAGCCGTGCTGCTGTTGCAGTGCTGAGTTTTCCTGATTTGCAAGTAATCGAGACAAGCCTAGCACATCGTCCTACAACCTTTCCTTATGTTCCTGGGTTTCTCTCATTTCGGGAAATTCCAGCCGTCCTTGATGCCCTGGAAAAGGTTAAAACAACACCAGATATCATTCTGTGTGATGGTCAAGGAATTGCTCATCCGCGCAGATTAGGTATAGCTAGCCATTTAGGGTTACTTATAGATATGCCGACAATTGGTGTAGCTAAGTCGAGGTTGATAGGTAAGCATGAAGAATTGGCAGAAACCAAAGGCAGCACACAACCACTAATATATAACGGTGAAACCATTGGGGCAGTTTTGCGATCGCGCACAGGAGTAAAACCACTGTACATCTCCAGTGGTCATCGAATTAGTTTACCGACAGCCATTGACTATGTATTGCGCTGTACGCCCAAATATCGGCTACCAGAAACTACACGCATTGCTGATAAATTAGCGTCGGATAGATAA
- a CDS encoding cation:proton antiporter, translating into MTLNSLTDSPIVAFTILLTVIFTVPPIFERLRLPGLVGLLVAGVVLGQNGLKLLNSESETINLLSDIGKIYLMFVAGLEIDLEQFRKTKNRSIGFGILTFLVPLIAGIAVGRLFNFSWNTSVLIGSLLASHTLLAYPIVSRLGVVTNEAVTVTIGATIFTDTGALLVLAICVGIHGGQFSALSLATLLGGLAIYSAVVLFGFDWAGKEFFRRSGDEQSNQFLFILLALFLASVGAQVIGIEKIVGAFLAGLAVNDVLGRSPVKEKIEFIGSVLFIPCFFVDMGLLIDIPAFIRTLSSVWLTVVIVVALIGSKFIAAFLAKLLYRYNTAELLTMWSLSLPQVAATLAAALVAYQTRNPVGERLINEGVLNSVIVLMLVTAILGLIITARFASSLQLSQTDFETDSLATWWEGNETQLVEQKPYPFTVVVPIYNPQTQRYLIEMAALLASHESGKIVPLAITRAHIHMDDPQLVTALDQSQQRLSLAREISQEFDVEVSPANRIDDDIALAISRTSREQNASLVVMGWSRTTGLRARLFGNVIDSVFWSSHCPVAVTRLLSSPKTIQRILVPVGDLTRQTIGALRFAQILADVNQAEVVLLHVCDRKSPPNRVERFVSQLSDIASKSQLQVNTNIQTIRGDDVARVVIREAQAFDLAVLRSVRYRTAGGLAVSEVTTQMIQELKCSIVLLGEPNS; encoded by the coding sequence ATGACACTGAACTCGCTCACAGACAGTCCTATTGTTGCATTTACAATTCTTCTAACAGTAATCTTTACTGTCCCTCCGATATTTGAGCGACTGCGACTACCTGGATTAGTGGGTTTGTTAGTAGCAGGCGTAGTCTTGGGGCAAAATGGACTAAAGTTATTGAATTCTGAGTCTGAAACAATCAATCTGCTCTCGGATATTGGCAAGATTTATTTGATGTTCGTGGCAGGTTTAGAAATTGACTTAGAGCAGTTCCGTAAAACTAAAAACCGCTCAATTGGGTTTGGCATTCTAACATTCTTAGTACCACTAATTGCTGGCATTGCTGTTGGACGTTTATTCAATTTTAGTTGGAATACCTCTGTCTTAATTGGTTCTTTACTGGCATCTCATACACTCTTAGCGTATCCAATTGTGAGTCGTTTGGGAGTAGTAACAAATGAAGCTGTAACCGTCACCATTGGGGCAACAATTTTTACTGACACTGGTGCTTTGTTAGTGTTGGCAATTTGTGTGGGAATTCATGGAGGGCAATTCTCCGCCTTGAGTTTAGCGACTTTATTAGGAGGATTAGCAATTTACTCTGCTGTTGTTCTATTTGGCTTTGACTGGGCGGGAAAAGAGTTTTTTCGCCGATCTGGAGATGAACAAAGTAACCAGTTTTTGTTTATATTACTAGCATTATTTTTGGCATCTGTCGGAGCGCAGGTAATTGGAATTGAAAAAATTGTTGGTGCTTTTTTAGCAGGTTTAGCAGTCAATGACGTTCTAGGACGTAGCCCAGTCAAAGAAAAGATTGAGTTTATTGGCAGTGTTTTATTTATTCCTTGTTTCTTTGTGGACATGGGATTATTGATTGATATTCCTGCATTTATAAGAACTCTCAGTTCAGTTTGGTTGACTGTGGTAATTGTAGTAGCTTTGATTGGCAGCAAATTTATCGCGGCATTCTTAGCCAAACTTTTATACCGCTATAATACGGCGGAATTGCTAACAATGTGGTCGTTGTCACTACCACAGGTAGCAGCCACACTAGCAGCAGCCTTAGTTGCATATCAAACTAGAAACCCTGTAGGTGAGCGATTAATCAATGAAGGTGTTTTAAACAGTGTGATTGTTCTCATGCTGGTGACTGCAATTTTGGGCCTCATAATAACAGCACGATTTGCTTCTTCATTGCAGCTTTCTCAGACAGATTTTGAAACAGATAGTTTGGCAACTTGGTGGGAAGGTAATGAAACTCAATTAGTAGAGCAAAAACCATATCCATTTACTGTAGTAGTACCAATATACAACCCTCAAACGCAACGCTATCTAATAGAAATGGCAGCACTACTGGCTAGTCATGAATCTGGAAAAATTGTGCCATTAGCTATTACTAGGGCACATATTCACATGGACGATCCACAATTAGTAACAGCGCTCGATCAGAGTCAGCAAAGATTAAGTTTAGCTAGAGAAATCAGTCAAGAATTTGATGTAGAAGTTTCACCTGCAAATCGGATTGACGATGATATAGCTTTGGCAATTAGCCGCACAAGTCGAGAACAAAACGCTAGTTTAGTGGTGATGGGTTGGTCGCGGACAACAGGTTTACGTGCCCGCTTATTTGGTAATGTCATTGATAGCGTGTTTTGGTCTTCTCACTGTCCAGTTGCAGTTACACGCCTCTTGAGCAGTCCCAAGACAATCCAAAGAATTCTTGTACCAGTTGGAGACTTAACACGCCAAACCATTGGTGCTTTAAGGTTTGCCCAGATTTTGGCTGATGTCAATCAGGCGGAAGTTGTGCTGTTACACGTATGCGATCGCAAATCACCCCCAAATCGAGTAGAAAGATTTGTATCTCAATTGTCTGATATCGCTTCTAAAAGCCAGTTACAGGTGAATACGAATATCCAAACAATCAGGGGTGATGATGTCGCTAGAGTCGTAATTCGGGAAGCTCAGGCGTTTGATTTAGCAGTATTACGTTCCGTTCGTTATCGCACAGCCGGAGGATTAGCAGTCAGCGAAGTGACAACGCAGATGATTCAAGAATTGAAATGCTCAATTGTGTTATTGGGAGAGCCGAATTCGTAA
- a CDS encoding YdcF family protein — MLNDKIPKKWLILLTVALISALLLAIASSASSIYLYGSSNNNIKADAAIVLGAAVWKEEPSPVFRERINHAINLYKNGFVKTIIFTGGVGEINEPAEAIVGKNYAIAQQVKAADILIETQSRTTHQNLKNALEVANAHQLTKFLIVSDPLHMKRAVLMARGLGMDAHSSPTPTTRYRSFRSQMEFLSRETYFYLVYLVFKI; from the coding sequence ATGCTCAATGACAAAATTCCCAAAAAATGGTTAATTTTGCTTACAGTGGCTTTGATATCTGCCTTGTTGCTGGCGATCGCTTCTTCTGCCTCAAGTATTTATTTATATGGCAGCAGTAATAATAATATCAAGGCAGATGCAGCAATTGTTTTAGGAGCGGCAGTTTGGAAAGAAGAACCATCTCCTGTTTTCAGAGAGCGAATTAACCACGCCATTAACTTATATAAAAATGGATTTGTTAAGACAATAATTTTTACTGGCGGAGTTGGCGAGATTAATGAACCAGCGGAAGCTATAGTTGGGAAAAATTATGCGATCGCACAACAGGTTAAAGCTGCTGATATCCTAATTGAGACTCAATCTCGCACAACTCACCAGAACCTCAAAAATGCTTTGGAAGTGGCGAATGCTCACCAATTAACCAAGTTTCTTATTGTCAGCGATCCATTGCATATGAAACGAGCCGTATTGATGGCACGAGGCTTAGGAATGGATGCACATTCGTCTCCTACACCTACTACCCGCTATCGCAGTTTTCGCAGTCAGATGGAGTTTTTGAGCCGAGAAACCTATTTTTACTTGGTCTACTTAGTGTTTAAAATATAG